In Deltaproteobacteria bacterium, the DNA window ATAAGGAGAGGATTGGAAGGCTCCTCAAGATGCATGCAAACAAGAGAGAAGATATAAAAGAGGTGTATGCAGGTGATATAGCAGCAGCAGTTGGGTTAAAGAATACAATTACAGGCGACACCTTGTGTGATGAAAATAAACCCATAATCCTTGAGTCAATAGACTTCCCTGAACCTGTTATGAGTATTGCTATAGAGCCTAAGACAAAGGCTGACCAGGAAAAACTTGGCATATCTTTGCAGAAACTTGCAATAGAAGATCCATCGTTCAGAGTCAAGACTGATGAAGAAACAGGGCAGACTATAATATCAGGGATGGGTGAACTGCATCTGGAGATTATTGTAGACAGACTCTTGAGAGAATTTAAGGTAGAGGCAAATGTTGGTAAGCCTCAGGTTGCGTATAAAGAGACCATTACTAAAAAGGTTGAAGTAGAAGGTAAATATATTCGTCAGACAGGCGGCAGGGGTCAGTATGGTCATGTATGGATCAATGTTGAGCCTATGGAGCCGGGCGGCGGTTTTGTATTTGAGAATGATATTGTCGGCGGTACGGTTCCAAAGGAATATATACCTGCTGTTGAAAAGGGTATCAGGGAGGCAATAGATACAGGTGTCCTTGCAGGTTATCCTGCAGTTGATATAAAGGTTTCATTATTTGATGGTTCATATCATGATGTTGATTCATCAGAAATGGCATTTAAGATAGCAGGTTCAATGGCATTTAAGGATGGGTGCAGAAAGGCATCACCGATTTTGTTAGAACCTATAATGGATGTTGAGGTGGTGGTTCCTGAACAGTTTATGGGTGATGTAATAGGAAACTTAAGTTCAAGAAGGGGTAGAATTATGGGGATGGATACTAGGGCTGGATTTCAGGTGATTCAGTCAAAGGTGCCTCTTGCAAATATGTTTGGATATTCAACGGATCTTCGTTCAGCAACACAAGGCAGGGCAACATTTACAATGCAGTTTTCTCATTATGAACAGGTGCCTTCATCCGTTGCAGAAGATATTATTGCAAAGGTGCAAGGAAAATAAAAATCAAAAATCAAAATGCAAAAATCAAAATGACAGATTAAAATATAAAAATAAATTTCCTTAATTTTGATTTTTGATATTTAATATTTGAATTTTCTTTTAACAGGAGGTTTTTATGAGCAAGGCTAAATTTGAGAGGACGAAGCCGCACATAAATGTAGGGACTATAGGGCATGTAGACCATGGGAAGACCACACTAACAGCGGCGATAACAAAGACATTAAGCCAGAAGGGATTTGCTGAATTTCTTGCATATGACCAGATAGACAAATCCCCTGAGGAGAGGGAGAGGGGGGTTACAATAAGCATAAGCCATGTAGAATATCAGACAGACAAGAGGCACTATGCCCATGTAGACTGTCCTGGGCATGCAGATTATATAAAGAACATGATAACTGGGGCTGCCCAGATGGATGGTGCGATACTTGTGGTTAGTGCTGCTGATGGTCCTATGCCGCAGACGAGGGAGCATATACTTCTTGCCAGACAGGTAGGGGTTCCGTATATAGTGGTATATTTGAACAAGGTTGACATGCTTGATGACAAGGAACTGCTGGATTTAGTAGAATTAGAGGTAAGGGAATTATTAAGCAAGTACAAATTTCCAGGTGATGAGATACCATTTATCAAAGGCAGTGCATTAAAGGCATTAGAAGGGGACAAGGGGGAGTTGGGAGAGCAGTCTATAATAAAACTTCTTGATGCCCTTGACGCATATATACCTGAGCCTAAGAGGGCGGTAGACAAGCCGTTTCTCATGCCTGTTGAGGATGTATTTTCCATATCAGGGAGGGGGACAGTAGTAACCGGCAGGGTAGAGAGAGGGACAGTAAAGGTAGGGGAAGAGATAGAGATAGTAGGACTCAAGCCCACGACCAAGACAGTAGTAACAGGGGTAGAGATGTTCAGGAAGCTTTTGGACGAAGGCAGGGCAGGAGACAATATAGGGGCACTTTTAAGAGGCACTAAGAAAGAGGAAGTAGAGAGGGGACAGGTATTAGCGAAGCCTGGTTCAATAACGCCGCATACGAAGTTTAAGGCAGAGGTATATATATTAACGAAAGAGGAAGGCGGGAGGCACACGCCATTTTTCAATGGTTACAGGCCTCAGTTTTATTTTAGGACGACAGATGTTACTGGGATAGCCCAATTACCTGAGGGTGTGGAGATGGTGATGCCTGGGGACAATGTTAGTATAGAAGTAGAGTTAATAATGCCGATAGCGATGGAAGATGGACTTCGGTTTGCGGTAAGAGAGGGAGGCAGGACAGTAGGCGCAGGGGTTGTAACTAAGGTATTGGCGTAAGAATAACTACAGTGAACAGTCGTTAGTAAATAGTAGATAGTAAAAACTATTCACTGTTCATTATTCACCATTCACTAATTACTGTTCACTATTCACTGTCTTTAAAGGGAGAAGGATATGAGAGATATTATCACACTAGCATGTACAGAGTGTAAAAACAGAAATTACACAACAACAAAAAATAAAAAAACTGTTACAGAGAAATTGGAATTAAAAAAATTCTGTGAACATTGCAGAAAGCATACGCTTCACAAGGAAACAAAGTAAAGCAATTATGAATTTTTAATTCGTAATTCTTAATTGATAATTGTCTTTTAAATACAGGCCAGTAGCTCTAACGGCTAGATCATCGGTCTCCAAAACCGAGTGTTGGGGGTTCGAATCCCTCCTGGCCTGCCAGAAAAATACAATTCCTGCCAGTTAAAAGTGAGATGTGAAAAATGTAAGAAGTAAGAAATAAGGTGTGAGATGAGGTGTATTGCATCCCCAGTTCTCACATATCACATTTTACTATTTATAAAGAGGGATATATGGAATTCATAGAAAATGCAAAACAGTTTTTGCTTGAAGCAAGACAGGAACTACGAAAGGTGACTTGGTCAACCAAGCAGCATGTTATGGCATCAACATGGGTTGTTTTAGGGGTTGTGGTTGTCATCTCTATTTTTCTTGGTATCGTGGATTTGGTTCTTGCAAAGGTTGTAAAATATATACTTAGTTGAGGTATTATGGCAAAGAAGTGGTATGTGGTACACACATATTCAGGTTATGAAAACAGGGTAAAGGCTTCACTTGAGGAAAGGATTAAGACGGCAGGGATGCAGGAGTTTTTCTCAGAGGTCATTATCCCATCAGAAAAGATTGTGGAGATGGTAAAGGGTGAGAAGAGAATAACCTCCAGAAAATTCTTTCCGGGGTATATCCTTGTAAAAATGGAATTGAATGATGATACATGGCACCTTGTAAAAAATACGCCAAAGGTAACAGGGTTTGTTGGCGGGGGAACCACCCCTACTTTTATTTCAGAAGATGATGTGAAAAAGATAACCCATCAGATGGAAGAAGGTGCAGCGAGACCAAAACCACGGGTTTCTTTTGAGAGGGGTGAAGGTATTAGAGTTGTTGATGGACCTTTTACGAATTTTACAGGGGTGGTTGAAGAAGTTAAGCCTGATAAAGGGAAACTTAAGGTGCTTGTAAGTATATTTGGCAGGGCAACACCTGTGGAAGTTGATTTTATTCAGGTTGAAAAGGTATAAAGACAGGCAATGGGCGATGGGCAATAGGCGATAGGAATTCATAACCTATTGCCCATAGCCTATAGCCCATAACCTGTATTTTAAGGAGATAAAATATGGCAAAAAAGGTTATTACGCAGATTAAACTACAGATTCCGGCAGGCAAGGCAAATCCTTCTCCACCCGTTGGACCCGCACTCGGGCAGCATGGTGTAAATATAATGGAGTTTTGCAAGCAGTTCAATGCAAAGACGCAAAAGGAAGAAGGCATGATAACTCCTGTTGTTATTACAGTGTATATAGACAGGACTTTTTCTTTTATCACCAAAACACCACCTGCATCTATCTTGTTATTAAAGGCTGCAGGGATTGAGAAGGGTTCTGGCACGCCGAATAAGAACAAGGTTGGCAAGGTAACAAAACAGCAAGTAATGGACATTGCTAAATTAAAGATGCAGGATTTAACTGCATCAAACATTGATGCGGCGGTAAAAACCATAGAAGGCACTGCACGCAATATGGGAATAGTTGTGGAGGGATAGATATATGGCAAACCTTGGGAAAAAATATATTACTGCAAAGAAGAAGATTCAAGAAGGTAAAAATTATACTATAGAAGATGCTGTAAAACTGGTATCTGATATTAAAACTGCAAATTTTGATGAGACAGTTGACCTTGCTGTTCGTCTAGGGGTTGACCCAAAACACCCTGAGCAGATGGTAAGAGGTACAGTAGTTCTTCCCAATGGTATAGGTAAGGATATCAAAGTCCTTGTTTTTGCCAAAGGTGAAAAAGAAAAAGAGGCACGGGATGCAGGTGCAGATTATGCAGGGGCAGAGGAACTTATAGAAAAGGTTTCAAAAGGCTGGCTGGACTTTGATAGCGCTATTGCCACTCCTGACATGATGGGTGCTGTTGGAAAGATTGGCAAGGTTCTTGGTCCGAGAGGGCTGATGCCGAATCCAAAGACAGGAACAGTTACATTTGACATTGCAAAGGCAGTAAAGGACGCAAAGGCAGGGAAGGTTGAGTTTAAAGTTGATAAGGCTGGCAATGTGCATTGCCCATTCGGGAAGATTTCATTCGGTGCTGACAAATTAAAAGGCAATCTGGACGCCCTGTTGGATATCATCGTAAAGGCAAAGCCTTCTAGCAGTAAAGGGATTTATCTGAAGGGCATAACTGTTTCAACAACTATGGGTCCTGGTATTAAGATAGACCCTGTTCATGTGAGAGATATGTTTAAATAAGATATAAAAAAGTGAAAAACAGAAAGCGAAAAACTAAAAACTAATGTACCTTTGTTTTACACTTTTCGCTTTGCACTTTCCACTTTAGTATAACGGTCAAAGACAGCAGGTGCCATAACTACAGTGAATAGTTGTTAGTGAATAGTAGATAGTAAAAACTATTCACTGTTCACCATTCACTGTAGTTTTATTGGCTTAATGTCCTGCCGAGACGAAAAAGTAAGTTAAGGGGTTAAGGAGTTGAAGGAGTTAAAGAGTTAAATTTTTTTTTACTCCCAAACTCTCTAACTCATAAACTCTTTAACTCGTTTCTGTCTTTGACAAAAAAATCAAGGATAGAAAGGGGGGATAAAAGGTGCATAGAGAAAGTAAGATTTCAGCAGTTAAAGACCTTCAGGAGAGATTTAAAAGGGCAAAGGCTGCCTTTATTGCAGATTATCGCGGATTGAAAGTAGAAGAAATCACAGCTTTACGGAAATCCTTAAGAGATGTCTCAGTTGATTTGAAGGTAGTAAAGAATACCCTTGCAAAGATTGCGCTGCATGGGACAGATGGTGAATCTCTCAATAACTTTTTTGAGGGTCCAACTGTTGTAGCGTTATCTTACGGTGACCCTGTTTCAGCAGCAAAGGTACTCTCTCAATTTGCAAGAGGCCAGTCTAACTTTAAACTCAAGGCAGGGCTTCTCGGCAGCAGGGCTATTGATGTAAGTGCAATCAAATCATTATCTGAACTGCCTGCAATAGAGGTTCTTCTTAGTAAACTTATAGGGGTTATGAGCATGGCAGGGGCAGGAAGGCTTGTCAGTGTGCTCCGTGCTGTGCCGCGAAAATTTGTATATACGCTTGACGCAATAAAAACTAACAAAGAGTTAATGAGTTGATGAGTTAAAGAGTTAAGGAGTTAAACTCCTCAACTCCAAAACTCCTTAACTCCATAACTTAAAAAAAGGAGGTCTTAAAAAATGGCAGAGATTACAAAAGAGGATGTAGTAAAATATATTGAAGGGATGACAGTCCTTGAACTGTCAGAACTGGTAAAGGAATTGGAAAATAAATTTGGTGTTACTGCCGCTGCACCTGCCGCATCCGCTGCTCCATCCACGGCAGGTGGTGCGGTTCAGGCCGCTGCGGCTGAAGAGAAAACAGAGTTTAGTGTAATACTGAAGTCTGTAGGCGCTGATAAAATTAAGGTCATAAAAGAGGTAAGGGCTATAACATCATTGGGTTTAAAAGAGGCTAAAGATCTGGTTGAGGGTGCACCAAAAACATTAAAAGACGGCGTGTCAAAGGCAGATGCTGAAAATATTAAAAAGCAATTAACAGCAGTAGGTGCAGAGGTAGAGATTAAATAATAAAGGTTGAAGGCTGAAGGTAAAGGGCAAAAGGCGAGAGGCAAATGGCAAAAGGGAAAAACCTTTAGCCATTAGCCTTAAGCCTTCAAGCCTTCAAGCCTAAATGGAGAATAAATAGATGCCGTACTCTTTAGCAAACAATATGGTTTTAAGAAAGAACTTTTCCCGTATCAAAAAGGTGGCGGACATACCGAACCTTATTGAGATTCAAAAGAGGTCTTTTGACCAGTTTCTTCAAAAGAACTTAAAACCAGACCAGAGACAGGATATAGGGCTGCAGGCTGTTTTTAAAAGTGTTTTTCCTATAAAAGATTTTAGCAATAAGTCTTCGTTGGAATTTGCAGGTTATTCCCTTGAGGAACCTAAATATACGGTTGAGGAGTGCAGGGAAAGGGGTGTGACATTTGCTGCACCTGTGAAGATTACTGTCAGATTGATTGTATGGGATAAGGATACTAATACAAATACAGGTGTAAATAGCATAAGGGATATAAAGGAGCAGGAGGTGTATTTTGGTGAGATTCCCCTTATGAGTGAAACAGGGACATTTATAATAAATGGCACCGAGAGGGCTATAGTAAGCCAGCTCCACCGTTCTCCTGGGGTCTTTTTTGAATATGATAAAACCAAAGGTTCTCTTAGCGGCAAACTGCAATTTACTGCAAGGGTAATACCATATCGCGGTTCATGGCTTGATTTTGAATTTGACCAGAAGGACTGGCTGTATGTCCGCATTGATAAGCGCAGGAAGATGCTGTCCACCGCACTTTTAAAGGCACTGGGATTTTCAGAAGAAGAGCTACTGAACTACTTCTACCCAAGTGAAACAATTGTTCTTGACGAGAAGGGCAGTTTGAAGACTGTTAAACCGGACCATCTTGTTGGATACAAGGCCGGTAAGGATATTAAAGACCCTAAAACAGGGGAAGTGATTATTAAGAAAGACCGCAAGTTCAACAAGGTCATGATAAAAAAACTTGTGGCAGCCGGAGTAAAATATATACCGGTTGAAATAGAAGAAATTATCGGGAAACTGGCATCCAGAGATATAGTTGACAATTTAACAGGAGAGGTAATACTTGAATGCAACCAGCCTGTTACAAATGAAAAATTTTTAGAGATAAAAAAAAGAGGTATCAAGAAATTTGATATATTATTTATTGATGCTATTGGCAGTTCTTTAAGGGATACCCTTGTAAATGATAAAATTGGCAATGAGGAGACAAGACCTGTTCAGGAATATAAAAAAACCCATCCTGATAACTTAACCACAAATATGACATTTAATGCAAGACTTGAGATTTGCAAAAGACTCAGGCCTGGTGAACCTCCAACTGTGGACAGCGCCAACAAACATTTTAATAATCTTTTCTTTTCAAGTGAAAGATATGACCTTTCAAAGGTTGGAAGACTTAAGATAAACCGTAAATTCGGGTTTGATGTGCCGCTGGAGAATACTATTTTACGGAAAGAGGATATACTTGCGGCAGTTAAGTACCTGATTGGCTTAAAAAATGGACAGGGCAGTATTGATGATATAGACCATTTAGGCAACAGGAGGGTGAGATGTGTCGGTGAACTCCTGGAAAATCAGTACAGGATAGGACTGCTGCGCATGGAGAGGACAATTAAAGAGAGGATGAGTCTCGGTGATATAGAGACTATGATGCCGCATGACCTCATCAACCCAAAGCCTGTTTCTGCTGTAGTAAAGGAATTTTTTGGTTCAAGCCAGTTGTCACAGTTCATGGACCAGACAAATCCACTCTCTGAAATTACCCATAAGAGAAGACTGTCTGCCCTTGGGCCAGGGGGACTTACAAGGGAAAGGGCAGGATTTGAGGTTAGAGATGTTCACGCAACCCACTACGGCAGGAGTTGTCCTATAGAAACCCCTGAAGGGCCTAATATAGGACTTATCGTTTCTCTTTCAACCTATGCAAGGGTAAATGAATTTGGTTTTATAGAGACGCCTTACAGAGAGGTGACCGGTGGCAGGGTGACTGATAGAATAAAATACCTTTCTGCATTAGATGAGGAAAACCATACTATAGCACAGGCAAATGCCGTAATTGATAAGGATGGCGGGTTTACTACAGAATTCGTTTCAGCAAGGAAATCAGGGGATTTTGTTATGGCAAGACCTGAAGATATTACCCTCATGGATGTGTCTCCAAACCAGATGGTCAGTGTTGCTGCATCTCTTATTCCGTTTCTTGAAAATGATGATGCAAACAGGGCCCTCATGGGGTCAAATATGCAGAGACAGGCTGTACCACTCATCCAGTCAGAATCCCCTCTTGTCGGGACAGGGATGGAATCTATAGTTGCTAGGGATTCAGGCGTTGTTGTTATCGCAAAAAGGGATGGTGTGGTTGAGGACATTGATTCGTCAAGGATAATGATAAGGAATAAAGTTTCAGGGCATGTGGATACATACAATCTTTCAAAGTTTAGAAGGTCAAATCAGAATACATGCATAAATCAGAGACCGATTATAAAAAAGGGAGAAAAGGTTAAAGCAGGCGATATAATTGCAGACGGGACATCAACAGAACTAGGTGAACTTGCACTTGGAAGGAATATACTGGTCGCATTCATGTCATGGGGTGGTTATAACTTTGAGGATTCCATACTTATAAATGAGAGGCTTCTGGAGGATGACCTGTTTACATCAGTTCATATAGAAGAGTTTGAGATAGTTGCAAGGGATATAAAGATGGGCAAGGAAGAGATAACACGGGATATCCCAAATGTAGGTGAGGAGGCGCTCAAGGATCTTTGTGAAAGCGGCATAATACGGATAGGTGCAGAGGTAAAATCTGGCGATATACTGGTTGGGAAGATTACACCAAAAGGTGAAACACAGATGTCTCCTGAGGAAAAACTCCTTCGCGCCATTTTTGGTGAAAAGGCAGAAGATGTTAAGGATACATCCTTAAGGGTTCCGCCGGGGATAGAAGGTATTATTATTGATGCAAAGGTATTTTCAAGAAAGGGTGCGGATAAGGATGAAAGGACTAAATCAATAGAGGATAAAGAAATCGCCCGACTCTCCAAAGACCGCGATGATGAGATTGTGATTGCAAAAGAAGACGGATATAAGCGGATTAAAAAACTTCTTATTAGCAAGAAATCAAGTGTTAAATTGCAGGACAGGAAAGGGAATATCCTTATTTCAAAAGGGAAGGTTATAACAGAAGAGATACTTGCGAATATACCAAAGGACAAAT includes these proteins:
- the fusA gene encoding elongation factor G, whose protein sequence is MARVVSLEKTRNIGIMAHIDAGKTTTTERILYYTGVSYKIGEVHDGTAVMDWMVQEQERGITITSAATTCLWKDNRINIIDTPGHVDFTIEVERSLRVLDGAVAVFCAVGGVEPQSETVWRQADKYRVPRIAFVNKMDRVGADYTRVINMMVDRLKTRPAVIQLPVGSEDNFRGVVDLVNMNAVIWDESTLGAKYHLEEIPADMKEIAQQYRDKLIETAADFDERLMERYLNGENISAAELKAAIRKGTISMGITPTICGSSFKNKGVQPMLDAVIDYLPAPVDIPAKTGINPDTNQEETRETNDNAPFAALAFKIMTDQFVGQLTFFRVYSGTLDSGSYIYNATKGHKERIGRLLKMHANKREDIKEVYAGDIAAAVGLKNTITGDTLCDENKPIILESIDFPEPVMSIAIEPKTKADQEKLGISLQKLAIEDPSFRVKTDEETGQTIISGMGELHLEIIVDRLLREFKVEANVGKPQVAYKETITKKVEVEGKYIRQTGGRGQYGHVWINVEPMEPGGGFVFENDIVGGTVPKEYIPAVEKGIREAIDTGVLAGYPAVDIKVSLFDGSYHDVDSSEMAFKIAGSMAFKDGCRKASPILLEPIMDVEVVVPEQFMGDVIGNLSSRRGRIMGMDTRAGFQVIQSKVPLANMFGYSTDLRSATQGRATFTMQFSHYEQVPSSVAEDIIAKVQGK
- the tuf gene encoding elongation factor Tu, coding for MSKAKFERTKPHINVGTIGHVDHGKTTLTAAITKTLSQKGFAEFLAYDQIDKSPEERERGVTISISHVEYQTDKRHYAHVDCPGHADYIKNMITGAAQMDGAILVVSAADGPMPQTREHILLARQVGVPYIVVYLNKVDMLDDKELLDLVELEVRELLSKYKFPGDEIPFIKGSALKALEGDKGELGEQSIIKLLDALDAYIPEPKRAVDKPFLMPVEDVFSISGRGTVVTGRVERGTVKVGEEIEIVGLKPTTKTVVTGVEMFRKLLDEGRAGDNIGALLRGTKKEEVERGQVLAKPGSITPHTKFKAEVYILTKEEGGRHTPFFNGYRPQFYFRTTDVTGIAQLPEGVEMVMPGDNVSIEVELIMPIAMEDGLRFAVREGGRTVGAGVVTKVLA
- the rpmG gene encoding 50S ribosomal protein L33; the encoded protein is MRDIITLACTECKNRNYTTTKNKKTVTEKLELKKFCEHCRKHTLHKETK
- the secE gene encoding preprotein translocase subunit SecE, which encodes MEFIENAKQFLLEARQELRKVTWSTKQHVMASTWVVLGVVVVISIFLGIVDLVLAKVVKYILS
- the nusG gene encoding transcription termination/antitermination protein NusG; translation: MAKKWYVVHTYSGYENRVKASLEERIKTAGMQEFFSEVIIPSEKIVEMVKGEKRITSRKFFPGYILVKMELNDDTWHLVKNTPKVTGFVGGGTTPTFISEDDVKKITHQMEEGAARPKPRVSFERGEGIRVVDGPFTNFTGVVEEVKPDKGKLKVLVSIFGRATPVEVDFIQVEKV
- the rplK gene encoding 50S ribosomal protein L11 codes for the protein MAKKVITQIKLQIPAGKANPSPPVGPALGQHGVNIMEFCKQFNAKTQKEEGMITPVVITVYIDRTFSFITKTPPASILLLKAAGIEKGSGTPNKNKVGKVTKQQVMDIAKLKMQDLTASNIDAAVKTIEGTARNMGIVVEG
- a CDS encoding 50S ribosomal protein L1, with the protein product MANLGKKYITAKKKIQEGKNYTIEDAVKLVSDIKTANFDETVDLAVRLGVDPKHPEQMVRGTVVLPNGIGKDIKVLVFAKGEKEKEARDAGADYAGAEELIEKVSKGWLDFDSAIATPDMMGAVGKIGKVLGPRGLMPNPKTGTVTFDIAKAVKDAKAGKVEFKVDKAGNVHCPFGKISFGADKLKGNLDALLDIIVKAKPSSSKGIYLKGITVSTTMGPGIKIDPVHVRDMFK
- the rplJ gene encoding 50S ribosomal protein L10: MHRESKISAVKDLQERFKRAKAAFIADYRGLKVEEITALRKSLRDVSVDLKVVKNTLAKIALHGTDGESLNNFFEGPTVVALSYGDPVSAAKVLSQFARGQSNFKLKAGLLGSRAIDVSAIKSLSELPAIEVLLSKLIGVMSMAGAGRLVSVLRAVPRKFVYTLDAIKTNKELMS
- the rplL gene encoding 50S ribosomal protein L7/L12, with amino-acid sequence MAEITKEDVVKYIEGMTVLELSELVKELENKFGVTAAAPAASAAPSTAGGAVQAAAAEEKTEFSVILKSVGADKIKVIKEVRAITSLGLKEAKDLVEGAPKTLKDGVSKADAENIKKQLTAVGAEVEIK
- the rpoB gene encoding DNA-directed RNA polymerase subunit beta; amino-acid sequence: MPYSLANNMVLRKNFSRIKKVADIPNLIEIQKRSFDQFLQKNLKPDQRQDIGLQAVFKSVFPIKDFSNKSSLEFAGYSLEEPKYTVEECRERGVTFAAPVKITVRLIVWDKDTNTNTGVNSIRDIKEQEVYFGEIPLMSETGTFIINGTERAIVSQLHRSPGVFFEYDKTKGSLSGKLQFTARVIPYRGSWLDFEFDQKDWLYVRIDKRRKMLSTALLKALGFSEEELLNYFYPSETIVLDEKGSLKTVKPDHLVGYKAGKDIKDPKTGEVIIKKDRKFNKVMIKKLVAAGVKYIPVEIEEIIGKLASRDIVDNLTGEVILECNQPVTNEKFLEIKKRGIKKFDILFIDAIGSSLRDTLVNDKIGNEETRPVQEYKKTHPDNLTTNMTFNARLEICKRLRPGEPPTVDSANKHFNNLFFSSERYDLSKVGRLKINRKFGFDVPLENTILRKEDILAAVKYLIGLKNGQGSIDDIDHLGNRRVRCVGELLENQYRIGLLRMERTIKERMSLGDIETMMPHDLINPKPVSAVVKEFFGSSQLSQFMDQTNPLSEITHKRRLSALGPGGLTRERAGFEVRDVHATHYGRSCPIETPEGPNIGLIVSLSTYARVNEFGFIETPYREVTGGRVTDRIKYLSALDEENHTIAQANAVIDKDGGFTTEFVSARKSGDFVMARPEDITLMDVSPNQMVSVAASLIPFLENDDANRALMGSNMQRQAVPLIQSESPLVGTGMESIVARDSGVVVIAKRDGVVEDIDSSRIMIRNKVSGHVDTYNLSKFRRSNQNTCINQRPIIKKGEKVKAGDIIADGTSTELGELALGRNILVAFMSWGGYNFEDSILINERLLEDDLFTSVHIEEFEIVARDIKMGKEEITRDIPNVGEEALKDLCESGIIRIGAEVKSGDILVGKITPKGETQMSPEEKLLRAIFGEKAEDVKDTSLRVPPGIEGIIIDAKVFSRKGADKDERTKSIEDKEIARLSKDRDDEIVIAKEDGYKRIKKLLISKKSSVKLQDRKGNILISKGKVITEEILANIPKDKWHNIITGDEDTDDEVKTVVEGLSEQIDLIKVVFDERVNRLKRGDELPPGVIKMVKVYIAMKRKVSVGDKVAGRHGNKGVVSRILPKEDMPYLADGTPIDMILNPLGVPSRMNVGQILETHLGMAARELGKEIDDYLKTNFSTNALRERLKKTYASPEISRFINELSDGEVTLVAKRAGRGICMASPVFDGATEQEIKGLLVKTGLRQNGKTVLYDGRTGEPFDQEVTVGVMYMLKLHHLVDDKIHARSTGPYSLVTQQPLGGKAQFGGQRLGEMEVWAMESYGAAHTLKEFLTVKSDDVPGRDLRKNCKLKIGNWEFVFYNLQFERSEFTGGCLAKFNIAF